The DNA window GTTTTTGGCAAAACTTCCCGGAAGCATAGGCGGTAGTATCAAAATGAATGCGGGAGTCAAAGAGTATGAAATTTCAAACTCTCTTTTGGCTATCAAAACCCTAAAAGGCTGGGTTGAAAAAAAAGATATAAATTTCGATTATAGATATTCGGATATAAACGAGCCTGTTTTCGAAGCAATTTTCGAACTAAAACAAGGGTTTGATTACGAACTTGACGAAAAGTTAAAAATCTTGCGCCAAAATCAACCGTTAGAGCCGAGTTTAGGTAGCGTATTTAAAAATCCAAAAGGCGATTTTGCCGGAAGACTTATAGAAAAAGTAGGTATGAAAGGTATGCAAAAAGGCGGCATAAAAGTAAGTGAAAAACACGCTAATTTTTTTATAAACGTCGGAGGCGGTACGTTTGAAGATATGATGTTTTTGATAAACGAAGCGAAAAAAAGAGTTTTTGAAAGTTTCGGAATAAAATTGGAAGAAGAGATAGTTATTTTGTAGTTTTTTCTATTTTCGAATGAATAAAAGCGGCTATCAAAAGCCCAAGACCAAGCGTACCTGTGATAAGCTCCCCTACATGGAAGAAAATTTTTAAAAGCATAATAACCGCTAAAACTCCGATTGCGTAATGAGCGCCGTGTTCTAAATATTTGTATTCGTCCAAAACGCCTTTTTCGACCATCCAAATCGTAAGACTTCTAACGAACATAGCCCCGACACCAAGACCGATCATAATAAGCCAAATATTCGGAGTAATAGCAAACGCTCCTATTACTCCGTCAAAACTAAAACTCGCATCCAACACTTCAAGATACAAAAGCCCCATAAGACCGCTTTTTACACCCTCGGCACTGAAAGCTTCGTTTACTCCTTTTAAAATTGAATAACTAAGCAGTCCCAAAAAGTAAGCAATAGCAACTTCGTAACTTTTTGCATCGTATGTTACTATTATTCCGATAATCATAGCCACTATTAAAGAGATATTGTTTACTCTTCCGAATTTCTCAGCCGTTCTCTCAAACGGCTTAATCCACCTAACCTCTTTTTCTTCAAACAAAAAGTCACTAAAAACCATCCATAAAAACGCCCCACCGAACGCATAAATCAGTTTTTCGGCGCTAAGCAGTATTTGATGATATTTCTCAGGGTCAAAAAGCGCTATATGAATAGTATCTTGCAAAGAAAGTCCGGCAGCCACCGCTACGATAATCACTGGAAAAACAAGCCTCATACCGAATACCGCAATAATAATTCCCCAAGTTAAAAATCTCTTTTGCCAAACTTCATCCATCGTTTTTAAAATTTTTGCGTTAACAACGGCGTTATCAAACGATAAACTAACCTCCAAAACGGCAAGAATGGCAGTCAGATACACCGCGGCAAAACCGCCTAAAAAATAAGCGGCGACCAATCCCGCTACGGCGATAATAAAAGAGACGTAAAAATATTTCAACTACACTCCTTAAATTTTGAAAAGATTTTCAAGTTTGCTTGTGTCGTTTGATTTTTCTTGCGGCTCTTTAAGCTCGATTTTGTATTTAGTAAGCATACTCGCAAGAGTGATATTCACTCCGTTTTTCCCGATAGCTTTCGCTTTTTCGTTAGGATCTACTTCAACATAAGCAATTCCGTTTTTTTCGTCTATTTTTACGTTTTTAACGATTGCAGGAGACAATGCTCTTGCTACGAAAATTTCAGGTTTGGACGAATATTCGATAACGTCTATATTTTCTCCGTGAAGTTCGTTTGAAATGGCGTTGATTCTAACTCCGTTTTTACCGATAATAGTCCCTATTGGCTCGATTTTAGGATTTAAAGAGCTTACGGCAACTTTACTTCTGACTCCCGGAATTCTCGCACTTCCGTGAATTTTAATAATCCCGTCTCTAACTTCGGGCACGGCGTTTTCTATAAGTTTTTCCAAAAATTTAGGAGCCGTACGGCTAAGTTCTATAGTGATACCTTTTTTATTGTCGAAATGTACATATTTCAACAATGCCTTTAATACGTCTCCGACTTCGAATTTCTCACCTTTAATTCTGTTTCTTCTCGGAAGTACCCCTTTTACGCCCTCAAGTTCAACCCAAGTATTTTCTTCGCTATCCACTTTTACAACTTCGCCGCTTACGATAGTATTAAGTTTAGAAATAAGCTTTCTATATATTTCGTTTTCAAGAAGTCTTGTAATTTCGCGCTCAAACTCTCTTTGAAGAGCCATAGCCCCGCTTCTTCCGAGCTTACTCAAATCAAGCTCGGCTCTTAATTTATCTCCGATTGACGCATTTTCGTCAAATTCTTTTGCTTCGTCCAAATAGAGATATTTCTCAGGCTCTTCAAGAGCTCTGTCGTCGTTTACAACAGTAAAGTTTTGATAAATTTTAAGCTCTCCGTTTTCGTCAAGCTCCACATCCACATCGATATCACCGAGTATTTTTTTGGCGGTTTTGATAATAGAGCGCTTAAACGCCTCTTTTACTTCTTCAAAATCAAGACCCTTTTCGTTAGCCACCATCGACAAAAGATTAAGTACCTTATCCACAATCAATTCCTTTATGCAAAGTTTGTTATAATTTTACACAATTTTTTGATAAAATAATAATAAAAAGGAAGTCTATGAAACTCAAACTTATCGGACCTGATAACGAAATTATCGAAAAGAACTATGAGGAATTCGTAAGTGAAATAAAACCGAACAGCTTTTTTTACTTTCATAAAGATACAAGCTACAAAGATTTAAAAGACCTAATCGACAAGCTTGAAAGCGACGGATATTCAGTATATTTCAGAGAAGTGAAATTCGGGCTTGACGAAGGTGCTTATATGTATGAGCTTCATATCATCTAAGGATTAAGATGAAAAAACTCTACATCGAAACCTTTGGGTGTCAGATGAATGTAAAAGACACCGAACACATTATCGGAGAGCTCTCCGATATCTACACTCCTACCCAAAACCCTAAAGAAGCCGATTTGATAATCATAAACACCTGCTCGGTCAGAGAAAAACCGGTTCAAAAACTATTCTCCGAACTCGGAGCTTTAAAAAAAGAAAATCCCAACGCAAAATTCGGTGTTTGCGGATGTACCGCAAGCCATATGGGTGAAGAGATTATAAAAAGAGCGCCTTATGTCAGCTTTGTTTTGGGAGCGAGAAACGTAAGCAGAATAAAAGAAGCGATAAATAAAGAAAAAGCGGTAATCACCGACATAGACTACGACGACACCACATACGTTTTTAAAAATACCCGCAAAAATCCTTATAAAGATTTCGTAAATATTATGGTCGGGTGCGATAAGAAATGTACTTTTTGTATTGTTCCCAAAACAAGAGGAAAAGAGCTTTCGATTCCTATGGATTTGATTTTAAAACAAGTAGAAGAGCTTGCAAACGACGGAGTAAAAGAGATAACGCTTTTAGGACAAAACGTAAATACTTACGGAAAAAGATTCAGCGTACCTCATCCGAAAGTCGATTTTACGGATTTGCTTAGAGAAGTGAGCAAAATAGACGGGATAGAGAGAATCAGATTCACCTCTCCTCATCCTTTGCACGCGGACGATAAATTTTTAGATGAATTCGCAAACAATCCTAAAATCTGCAAACACATCCATTTCCCTCTTCAAAGCGGAAGCAGCGAAATATTAAAAGCTATGAAAAGAGGATATACTAAAGAGTGGTTTTTAAATAGAGCCGAGATTATAAGACAAATTCCGGATGTTGCGATATCTACGGATATTATCGTAGGATTCCCGGGAGAGAGCGAAGAGGATTTTAAAGATACTTTGGAAGTAGTGGAAAAAGTGAGATTCGAGCAGATTTTTAGTTTTGTCTATTCACCAAGACCTCTAACAGAAGCCGCCGAGTTTCCGAATCAAGTACCAAAAGACATCGCAAAAAAAAGACTTTGGCAGCTTCAAGAGTTACACGCTCAAATCCTTGAAGAGATAAGTAAAGAACAAATAGGCAAAACCTACAAAGTGCTTGTCGAAGAGGTAGGAATGGGCAAGAGCGATAACTTTTTTACGGTAAAACTTGACAAAGACCCTAATTTACTTGGTAAAATAGTCGATGTAAAAATTGAAGAAGCGAACAAACATACTCTAAAAGGGAGAGTGATATAAAAAAAGTACTCTTTGGTATTCTAATAGCCTTTTTGTTAGCGGGAGCCTATTTCGTATTCAATCCCTCATATAGGCTCTCGCTTGAAGCGAGATATTATTTCGAAACGGGCAATTACGAAGAAGCCTATAAACTTGCAAGCGAAGCTTTTACGATAAATCCGTATAACCGAATGGCGTTTACGCTTAAAACCCAATCGAAGATAGCAAAAGAGTGGCAAAGCTTTATTAACGACGCCGATAATTATTTTCAAACAATAGAAAAAATAGCGAATAAACCGGTTGTCACCAAAAAAGACAAATTAAGAATCAAAATGATGCTTGAGATTTTACTTGACGAATACAAAACGTTAAAACCGTCACTTTTACTGCCTCCTAAGCTAAAAAAAGAGGCTAAAGAAAAATATTTAAAGGCAAAGAAGTTATATGAAGAGCTTTTTGAATAAAGAGATAAACAAATTTCTTAAATATGTTAAACAAACAAACTCAAAAGAGACATATAGAACATACGAAAGCGTATTAAAAGAAGCGCTTGAATTTATCGAAATTGAAAACGGAGCTATTGATATAACTCCTTATCGCCTGCATATTGCAAATCTAAGCAAAAAAACGATAGCAAAAAAAGTCTCGGCCCTAAGAAGTTTTTTCGATTTTTTGCAAAGAGAAGGTTTTAAATACAAAATTGTCGGTGACGAACACATAAAAGTCCCTAAAACTCTACCAAAACCCGTAAGCTTAGAACATATAAAAGAGGCTTTGAAAGTTGCCGATATGGATGAGTATTTGGCGATTATGGTCGTCTTTTCTTTAGGGCTTAGAATAAGCGAAGCAGCAAACATAAAACTCAGCGACATAAAAGGCGATTGGATAGAAATAAGAGGAAAAGGAAACAAAACGAGAATCGTCCCGATACACCCTAAACTCAAAGAATTCATCGACAAATACTTAAAAATAAACCCTAAAAAAGAGTATCTTTTCGAAAAAAACGGCAAAAAAATGAGCGATGCCAATCTCAGATATGTTATTCAAAAAGCTTTTAAAAAAATAGGAATACACGTAACACCTCACCAGCTAAGACACTCTTTTGCGACTTATATGCTCGATAAAGGCGCAAGAATCAACGACGTAAGCGAGCTTTTGGGACACGAGTTTATATCAACCACCCAAATTTACACGAAACTCAGTAACTCGCTTAAACTAAAAAATTACTTAAAAGCGCATCCGCTATGTGGTTAGAAAAATTTTTTAAAAAACAATTTATAGCCTTTTATAAAGAGGACGAATATAAAACGATACTTCAAGTTGTCAAAAACAAACAAATCTTATCAACGGAAGAGAAGAGTTTCGAGGATAAAAAAGAGTTTGTCAAATATATAAGAGAAAAAATAGACGACAACCCTCAAACATATATTTCAACCGTACTTCTTACAATCAATCAAGGAGTAATCCCGAGCTGTAGCAAGCAAGTATATTTGGATAAAGACATAGACCCAGATAACGTAAAAATTTTATGTCTTGGAAAGTATTCTTTTTACGTCTCTTTTTATGAGCTTAGAAATCTCGAAAACGAGTACAAATTCGACCTTGACTTCGTATATTCCGTTTTTGCAGTAATAGACGCTATGGCGGATGAGAGAAAAAACAGATTTTATTTATTGGTACTAAAAAACCATTTGGTAATTTTGGGATATGAAAATTTCATACCTATATATAGCGACATAATCGAACTAAATGAAGAAGAACCCGGTGACATTGACGAAGATATAGTAGAAGATATCGACCTTGAAGAGGAACTCATAAGCGATATCGATAGCGTCGAAGAGGAAGAAATCGACGATAGTGAAATCACGAACGAACAAACTTCCAAAGAAGCAGAAATCCTAAATCATTTAAAAAGTGCGATTAAAGAATACTATGATAATTACAGCAGCGATTTTATTGAAAAAATCATAATTTTAGATACAATCGGGATAGATATTACGCTAAATTCATTAATCGAAGACGAGCTTTTGATATCAAGCGAAATTAAACAGATAGATTTTCTAAATTCCATAAACAGGCTGTCAATTGAAAGCGTATAGTTTTACAAGACCCAATAAAAAACCTCTATTTAAAGAGGATACGAAACTTTGGCTGTTGTTAATAGTGATATCTCTATTTTTGTATGTGGCTTTTTCGGCTTTTTTAGCCATAAAAGCCTATTTTTTAAATAAAGACGCCCAAAACTTAAAAAAAGAGATTATCACCCTAAAAGCTGACATAACCAAACTCAATAAACAAAAAGATTTTATTTTCAAACAAAAAGCGCTTTACGAAGATATAAATATAAAAAATCAACTCACAAAACAGCAAATAAAAAACTTACTTGACTTAATCCCGGACCCTATTACTCTTGAGAGATTTTATATAGATAACGACAAACTGATAATCTACGGCATCACACCGACAAAAGACGCTTATAATTTATTAATGTTACCGCCGCTTGAATCGATTTTTGCAAAAACGGTTACGACTTTTTACGAATTGCCAAACGGCTGGTATAGGTTTAAAAGCGAAAACTATCTAAAGAGCGGAAATGAAAAAGATTAAAATACCAAAAATAAAAATCCCGAAAGTCTATATTTACGGCATTGACGTAATAAAAAACTTTGCGTTTTTTACGCTTTATATTATCATCACCCTATTAGCAATCGCCTTTTTAATAGCACCGGCGGTTAAAACATTTAAAAAAGACCAAAAAAAATATTACGCAATAAAATCTCAATACGACGCAACTTTAAATACTTATAACCAAACCCTAAAAGAGTTAAACGCTCTCAAAAAGAAAAATGCCAAAATCTTAAGCGCACTAAGAAGAGACTTCGATACTACGAACTTCAAAAATTTCGCTTCCAAATATATGGATATCAAGGAGATAAAAGAGATAAATCAAAGCGTTTATAAAGAGGACTTTATAAAAACAACCTATATTGCAAAAGCAAAAATCAAATCGCCTAAAAATTTTTACGATTTTATAGACGCTTTGAAAAATTACAAATACGTATTAAGAGTCTATTTTCCTATCAATTTCCAAAAAGACAAAGAGAATATCGACCTGACATTGAAAATCGAACACTTTAAACTAAAGAGCGGTAAATAGCATAGGCACTGCTAAAAGCCCACTGAAAATTATATCCTCCAAGCTCACCCGTTACATCAACCACCTCTCCCGCAAAATAGAGATTTTTTCTAAATTTGCTTTGCATATTCAAATCAAGCTCCTGCGTCAAAACACCGCCTTTTGTCACTTCCGCCCTTTCGAATCCGAAAGTCCCGGCAGGTGCGAATTCGTATGAATTTAAAAGTTTCAGTTTTTCTTTTTCTTCTTTTTTTAAAAATTTCACTCTCTTATCTTCCACACCGACCGCTTTTAAAAACTCTTTTATAAATCTTTTTGGCAAAGGCAATTGAGTGGATATCTGTTTGTTGGGATTTTTAAGATATGAAAAGACCTCTTTATTTAAAAAATCGATCGTTATTTTTCCTCTATCCCACCACAAAGAAGCGTTTAAAATAGCCGGCCCCGTAATGCCTCTATGAGAAAAAAGCACGTTTTGTCTAAAGATTTTTCGGCCGACTTTCACTTTTGCAAAAACGGATATCCCGCTTAAATTCTTAAACCAACTCTCACTCGGCTGTACGGTTAAGCCCACAAGTGCCGGCTTTAAAGGCGTGACGGAGTGAGAAAAGCTTTTTGCAATCTCATATCCTATTCCGCTTGCACCAAGCTTTTTAAAACTAAGCCCGCCGCTTGCCACCACAACGTTTTGAGCTTTAAATACTCCTTTATCGGTTACGACGCTCAAGTCCTCTTTTACTTCCAAAACTTCGGTATTTAAACGGATGTTTTTTACGTTTTTTTTGAAAAAATCAAGCAAAACGTCCGAATTTTTAAAAAAATATTGATTTTCTTTTAAAAGATTCACTTCGAGGTTATTTTTTTTAAGCCAAGAGAGAAGGTCTTTATTTGAAAAGTTTTTTAATATCTCTTTTACGAATTCTTGATTTCCATAATAATTTTTTTCGCTGACGAATTTGTTTGTGATATTACACTTCCCTCCGCCGCTTATTTTTATTTTTGCTCCTATTTGGGAATTATGCTCCAAAATAAGATAATCTTTTTTTAATAACGAAGCCAAAAAAAGCCCGCTTGCACCCGCACCGATTATTATTGTTTTCAATCAAAACCTTTTTGATAAAATTATACAAAAAGGCAAAACGTGAAAAAAAGAATCTACTACAACCACACCGATGCCGGAGGCATAGTGTATCACTCGAACTACATCACTTTTTGCGAACAAGCAAGAAGCGAAATTTTCTTCTCTCACGGCATATATTTTTCACAAACAAGCGGTTATGTAATAAAAGACTTAAAAGCCAAATTCATCAAATCGGCAAAACTCGGAGATATCATCGAAATAAAAACGAAAGTAAAAAAAATAAGAAAAACATCAATCGAGCTCTTGCAAGAAATCTATAAAGATGACGAACTGATTTTTCAGCTTGAAGTGACAGCCGTATATATTCAAGACGGAAAAATCTCAAAAATACCAAAAAAACATTTGGAGATATTAAATGAATACGTTTAATAAAGGAAGAGCGGCCGAATCCAAAGCCGCCGATTTTTTAGAAAGTAAAGGATTTAAAATTATCGAAAAAAACTTTTACTGCAAAGGTGGAGAAATAGATATTATCGCTTTTAAAAACGATACTTTTCATTTTGTGGAAGTAAAAAGCGGCAGGGATTTCGAACCCGTATATAACATTACACCGCAAAAAATAAAAAGAATTACAAAGTGTCTTTTTAGATACGTTCAAAAAAATAAAATAACTTCGGCTTATTGTATTTCAGCAGTGATTATAAAGGAAAATTCAATTGAAATTATTGAAAATTTAACGTTATAAATAAAAAGGAGAAAGGATGAAAAAGGGGGTAGTGAAATTATATGGGAGAAATATTAATTTTACATTAAATTTACAGTAATTTTACATTTTTTTTACATTAATTAAATTTTGCACTTGGAATATCTAAATAGAACCCTTGATAATAATCTATTCCTAATTTTACACATTCATTAAAAATATCTTCGTTTTTTACAAATTCTGCAACCGTCTCTTTTTGAGATTTTTTAGCAAATTCTACTATCGTCTCAACTATCATTTTAGTTTTTTCGTCTTCATCAAGATTTTTAATCAAACTACCGTCTATTTTCAAATAATCGACATCCAAACTCATAATCCTCGCAAAATTACTATATCCGCTTCCGAAATCATCAATCGCTACCTTAACGCCCATAGGTTTTACCATTTTGATAAAGTTTTGCATAATATCGTAATTTTCTATTTCCGATTCCAAAATTTCAAAAGTTACTCTTTTTGCAATATTTTCATCTAAAAAACCTCCTAAAATATATGAAAGAGTTTCATTGTGACTAATATCTTCAATTGATAAATTCAAACTCAAATTCAAATCTTTATGTCTTTGCATTATTTCTTTTACTTTTTTTAAAATTATTAAAGTGATTTGATTGTATTGTCTGTTTTCTCTTGCTATTTGAAGATAAGGAAAAATAGATTTTATCTCTCCGCTTGGAGTTTTTATTCTTGCTAAGACTTCGTATTTTACGATATTTTTATTTTTATCGTATATTCCTTGAAAATAAGGAATGATTTTATTATGTTCTAATGCATATTTCAGCTCATGTGTTTTTTTGATATTCTCTTTTATTTGACAGTTAAGTTCTTTTTCGAAAAATTTAACTTTCTCTTTCAAATCTTTTTTTACGTTTTTCAAAGCCATGTCGGCTTTTTCAAGCAAAGGGTCTTCTTTTGCTATTCCCGCACTTAAAGAAATCGTATAATTAATACCGTTTCCGAGTACATCAATACTATATTCTTCCATAGAATTTATAAATTTTTCGGCAAATTCTCTTAATTTTTTTTCATTATGACAATCACAAAGCACCCCGAAATCATCCGCTCCTAGTCTATACACTTTCGCGCTCGGATTTTCAAGTTTTACATAATCCAAAAGTTCATGTGCCACGAATTTCAATATCTCATCCCCGACATCCACTCCGTAAAAATCGTTAATATGCTTAAATCTATCGATATTAAAAAGCACTAATGCCGGTCTTTGCAGTTTTTTTACATCTTCATTGAATTTGAGCCGGTTATAAAGTTTTGTTAAAGTGTCATGATATAAAAGAAACGTAATTTGCCTGACTTTTATCTCCAATACATAAACGGAATAAACAAGATATGCAATTAAAACCAAAATAAAAATTCCTAAAATATAAGAGAGTATTTCAAAAATCTTTATATCTCTTCCCGTTACATAACTATAATTATTAAAAGCGTCTTTTAAAGCTTTGGTTGTGGGAATATTTAATATTTCATCCAAAAGTTTCTTATATTTTGGAAAATATTTAAAAAATACGTTTAAATTCAAAAGTAAGTTTCTATTAAACTCCTGTTCTTTTTGCGTTAATTTAATATTTGAAAGTTTATTTAAGGTAATATCCTTTAAATAACTCAAATCTATAGCCTGCCTGGCTAAAAAAATCGAAGATATTATTGAAACGGCATTTTTCAAATACTCTTTGTTATTAATATTATTCGGCAATCTGGTAAGAATATTCGATAAAAATATTATCGAATTTTTAAGAGGAAGATTATATCTTTGAAACTCAAAAATAAGCTGCACTTTTTTATCGAAGAGTTCTTCGTATCTTAATAAATCTTCATAAGCTTTAGGAAAATGCCATTTAAAAAAAGGAAAGTTTTTAAAAAACTTAATCTCTTTTTGAATAGTATGAATATCCTGGGAAATTTTATCGTTATTGTAATACATATAAATACTTGATTGAAGCAGATGATAATTAAGCTTATACTCCTCTTTTTGCAACAAATTAAGATGATAAAAAATATTTTTATTCATAACGAAATATCTTTTCAATAAAATATTAGATACAAAAATTACGCTTATAGCGACAAGTCCCGAAAGCATTAAAATTAATACTTTTTTTGAAACTTTATCGAAAATCATTGCATATTCTTTATAATAGCGGGAGTTTCACCCGTTAATGTTTTCAAAAACGCTTCGATATCTTTTATATCCTCGGCCGGTATTTTAACTCCTAAATTCAACACTCCCATTTTTGCAATAGCTTCTTTTAAATTTTTTACACTTCCGTCATGAAAATACGGAGCCGTTAAAGCTATATTTCTTAAAGTGGGGACTTTATAAACATATTTATCATAAGGTATATGAGTAACCTCAAACCTATCTCTACCTCTTGGAATCTTAACATCAACCGTTAAAACTCCCAATTTTTGGAAGCTATTACCGCCTAAATTTCTTCCGTTGTGACAAGTTATACATCCGTAAGATTTAAAAAGAAAATATCCTCTTTTTTCTTGTTCGGTTATAGCGTTTTTATTGCCCCTTAGATATTTATCGAATCTACAATTAGGAGTAATAAGTGCTTTTTCAAATTCGGCAATAGCATCAAAAACCATATCGTAAGTTATATATTCTTTTTTATAAACCAATGAAAAAAGCTTTTTATATTTATTATTTTTATTTAATTTTTCTTCAAGTTTTTTAGGCGTCATTCCCATTTCATCAGGGTCTTCATTTGCCATTTTCGCTTGTTCGAAAAGATTTTTAGCTCGTCCGTTCCAAAACTGCCAGCAGTTAAAAACGGCATTATAAACGGTCGGAGAATTCATAGGCTCATCAACTCTTCCGAAAACTCCGATTGAAAATCTCTTATTATCCGCTCCTCCGTATTTAGGAGAGTGACAACTGGCACAGCTTACTTTATTATCAGCCGATAATATCGGATCGAAAAAAAGCATTTTTCCAAGCAAAGCCTTATCTTCGTTATATTTTACTTTTAAAGGTATAGGACTTATAGGCTCGGCATATAACAAAACAAAACTAAAAAAAACTATTAATCTCTTAAACATTCACATCCTCCAAGCCTCTTTAACTTCACATCAAAATCGGCACTTGGAAAATTAAGTTTAGAAAGCGAGGCTATCGTGCCTTTTCTTATGTTTTCATACGGATGAGTATATAAATTAAACCCGAGTTTATACAACGCGCACCTAACGGGCGTAGCCACAGAATATGTCGTAATCACTCCCTCTTTA is part of the Caminibacter pacificus genome and encodes:
- a CDS encoding UDP-N-acetylmuramate dehydrogenase; this encodes MIVDFSKLSYIKIGPKIEVKALHEDNYENEFVIGRATNTLISNNPPKLAILDDRYKFIDIKNGYLKVGAKTQNRTLYSFCKRNDIKGFEFLAKLPGSIGGSIKMNAGVKEYEISNSLLAIKTLKGWVEKKDINFDYRYSDINEPVFEAIFELKQGFDYELDEKLKILRQNQPLEPSLGSVFKNPKGDFAGRLIEKVGMKGMQKGGIKVSEKHANFFINVGGGTFEDMMFLINEAKKRVFESFGIKLEEEIVIL
- a CDS encoding DUF475 domain-containing protein, with the translated sequence MKYFYVSFIIAVAGLVAAYFLGGFAAVYLTAILAVLEVSLSFDNAVVNAKILKTMDEVWQKRFLTWGIIIAVFGMRLVFPVIIVAVAAGLSLQDTIHIALFDPEKYHQILLSAEKLIYAFGGAFLWMVFSDFLFEEKEVRWIKPFERTAEKFGRVNNISLIVAMIIGIIVTYDAKSYEVAIAYFLGLLSYSILKGVNEAFSAEGVKSGLMGLLYLEVLDASFSFDGVIGAFAITPNIWLIMIGLGVGAMFVRSLTIWMVEKGVLDEYKYLEHGAHYAIGVLAVIMLLKIFFHVGELITGTLGLGLLIAAFIHSKIEKTTK
- the nusA gene encoding transcription termination factor NusA; its protein translation is MDKVLNLLSMVANEKGLDFEEVKEAFKRSIIKTAKKILGDIDVDVELDENGELKIYQNFTVVNDDRALEEPEKYLYLDEAKEFDENASIGDKLRAELDLSKLGRSGAMALQREFEREITRLLENEIYRKLISKLNTIVSGEVVKVDSEENTWVELEGVKGVLPRRNRIKGEKFEVGDVLKALLKYVHFDNKKGITIELSRTAPKFLEKLIENAVPEVRDGIIKIHGSARIPGVRSKVAVSSLNPKIEPIGTIIGKNGVRINAISNELHGENIDVIEYSSKPEIFVARALSPAIVKNVKIDEKNGIAYVEVDPNEKAKAIGKNGVNITLASMLTKYKIELKEPQEKSNDTSKLENLFKI
- a CDS encoding HP0268 family nuclease — encoded protein: MKLKLIGPDNEIIEKNYEEFVSEIKPNSFFYFHKDTSYKDLKDLIDKLESDGYSVYFREVKFGLDEGAYMYELHII
- the miaB gene encoding tRNA (N6-isopentenyl adenosine(37)-C2)-methylthiotransferase MiaB — translated: MKMKKLYIETFGCQMNVKDTEHIIGELSDIYTPTQNPKEADLIIINTCSVREKPVQKLFSELGALKKENPNAKFGVCGCTASHMGEEIIKRAPYVSFVLGARNVSRIKEAINKEKAVITDIDYDDTTYVFKNTRKNPYKDFVNIMVGCDKKCTFCIVPKTRGKELSIPMDLILKQVEELANDGVKEITLLGQNVNTYGKRFSVPHPKVDFTDLLREVSKIDGIERIRFTSPHPLHADDKFLDEFANNPKICKHIHFPLQSGSSEILKAMKRGYTKEWFLNRAEIIRQIPDVAISTDIIVGFPGESEEDFKDTLEVVEKVRFEQIFSFVYSPRPLTEAAEFPNQVPKDIAKKRLWQLQELHAQILEEISKEQIGKTYKVLVEEVGMGKSDNFFTVKLDKDPNLLGKIVDVKIEEANKHTLKGRVI
- a CDS encoding tyrosine-type recombinase/integrase, which produces MKSFLNKEINKFLKYVKQTNSKETYRTYESVLKEALEFIEIENGAIDITPYRLHIANLSKKTIAKKVSALRSFFDFLQREGFKYKIVGDEHIKVPKTLPKPVSLEHIKEALKVADMDEYLAIMVVFSLGLRISEAANIKLSDIKGDWIEIRGKGNKTRIVPIHPKLKEFIDKYLKINPKKEYLFEKNGKKMSDANLRYVIQKAFKKIGIHVTPHQLRHSFATYMLDKGARINDVSELLGHEFISTTQIYTKLSNSLKLKNYLKAHPLCG
- a CDS encoding NAD(P)/FAD-dependent oxidoreductase, which gives rise to MKTIIIGAGASGLFLASLLKKDYLILEHNSQIGAKIKISGGGKCNITNKFVSEKNYYGNQEFVKEILKNFSNKDLLSWLKKNNLEVNLLKENQYFFKNSDVLLDFFKKNVKNIRLNTEVLEVKEDLSVVTDKGVFKAQNVVVASGGLSFKKLGASGIGYEIAKSFSHSVTPLKPALVGLTVQPSESWFKNLSGISVFAKVKVGRKIFRQNVLFSHRGITGPAILNASLWWDRGKITIDFLNKEVFSYLKNPNKQISTQLPLPKRFIKEFLKAVGVEDKRVKFLKKEEKEKLKLLNSYEFAPAGTFGFERAEVTKGGVLTQELDLNMQSKFRKNLYFAGEVVDVTGELGGYNFQWAFSSAYAIYRSLV
- a CDS encoding acyl-CoA thioesterase, translated to MKKRIYYNHTDAGGIVYHSNYITFCEQARSEIFFSHGIYFSQTSGYVIKDLKAKFIKSAKLGDIIEIKTKVKKIRKTSIELLQEIYKDDELIFQLEVTAVYIQDGKISKIPKKHLEILNEYV
- a CDS encoding YraN family protein, which produces MNTFNKGRAAESKAADFLESKGFKIIEKNFYCKGGEIDIIAFKNDTFHFVEVKSGRDFEPVYNITPQKIKRITKCLFRYVQKNKITSAYCISAVIIKENSIEIIENLTL
- a CDS encoding EAL domain-containing protein, whose product is MIFDKVSKKVLILMLSGLVAISVIFVSNILLKRYFVMNKNIFYHLNLLQKEEYKLNYHLLQSSIYMYYNNDKISQDIHTIQKEIKFFKNFPFFKWHFPKAYEDLLRYEELFDKKVQLIFEFQRYNLPLKNSIIFLSNILTRLPNNINNKEYLKNAVSIISSIFLARQAIDLSYLKDITLNKLSNIKLTQKEQEFNRNLLLNLNVFFKYFPKYKKLLDEILNIPTTKALKDAFNNYSYVTGRDIKIFEILSYILGIFILVLIAYLVYSVYVLEIKVRQITFLLYHDTLTKLYNRLKFNEDVKKLQRPALVLFNIDRFKHINDFYGVDVGDEILKFVAHELLDYVKLENPSAKVYRLGADDFGVLCDCHNEKKLREFAEKFINSMEEYSIDVLGNGINYTISLSAGIAKEDPLLEKADMALKNVKKDLKEKVKFFEKELNCQIKENIKKTHELKYALEHNKIIPYFQGIYDKNKNIVKYEVLARIKTPSGEIKSIFPYLQIARENRQYNQITLIILKKVKEIMQRHKDLNLSLNLSIEDISHNETLSYILGGFLDENIAKRVTFEILESEIENYDIMQNFIKMVKPMGVKVAIDDFGSGYSNFARIMSLDVDYLKIDGSLIKNLDEDEKTKMIVETIVEFAKKSQKETVAEFVKNEDIFNECVKLGIDYYQGFYLDIPSAKFN